A segment of the Candidatus Andeanibacterium colombiense genome:
GGAAACGCGGAAAAGCAGGAGGTTGGCAGATAGGCGAACGACCGATGTGAAACTCACATTTGCCTTCCGCCGACGAGAGCGAGCGATGGTCCGCTTTCGGCGGATGAAGAGCTTACAGAAGTTCGTCTCGGTTCATGCCCACGACCACAACCGATCGCCAGAATTACAAGGCCCCCCCTCAGCCGCGCTGGCTGAGTGGCAGATCCTTATGGGCTAGGCGTACACGCACGAAGAGCGAGCCCGGCAACGGGAATTGGATCCACCCACTCCCGGGCTGCGCCGGGAACGACGACGCGTTATCCTTCGCGAATGGAAAGGGCGAGCGGAACATGGATGCGGACCAGATCGAGCGGTGAACGTTTAACCGGAACCTTTCACCAGCTGATTGCGGGCAGTTCGGGGGAAGCGCGGCGCGACAGCAATTCGCAGCCGTTCTCTGTGATGACGACGTTCTCTTCGGCCACCATTACCTTGCCTTCCCCATAGGCAATGCCGGGTTCAATGGTCATGACCATGCCCGGCAGCAGCGGAGTATTGTCATGCGGGGCATTGGAAGGCCACTCGGTCAAGGTTATGCCGAGGCCGTGGCCGAAGCGACCCTGCGTGGCTGCAACAATGCCGTCGGCCTCGATCGAGCGGGCCTGGGCGTGGAACAGATCGGCGGCGGTGTTGCCCGGCCTTGCCGCGGCGATGCCTGCGTCGGTCGCCCGCTGGAGCGAGCGATAAATCCGCCGTGCTTCCTCGCTCGCTTCGCAGATCGCGTAATTGCGGTCGAAGTCGCAGAAATAGCCGTGCACGTCGGCGCCGGTGTCGATCGCGAAAATGTCTCCCGGTTCGAGGATCCGCGGGCCGGCCCGCAGGATGATGGTCTCATAGCCATCCGGACCCGATCCCATCGCGACGAAAGGCACCTTGCTCGCTCCGCCGGCGAGCATCGCCGCCGCGAACCGATTGGCGACCTCGGCCTCGCTGCTGCCTGCGGTTGCGAATTCGTCCATCCGATCGAACGCATCGCAGGCGGCGGTGCAGGCCCGGCGAATATACGCGATCTCGGCATCGGATTTCACGATCCGCACTTCGCGGCACAGGATCGCGCAATCGGCGATCTCGAGCGGGCGCAGCGCATCGATCAGGCGGAACACGTCGCCCAGGGTCATGCCGATCCGGGATTCGGGGCCCATCTCTATCCCGATCCTGCCGAAGCGACTGGGCAGCGCGCGCAGTTCCGCCGCGACTTCGCTCACGCCTTCGTCTTCCGGACGGGGTGAGGGCCAGGTCGAGAAACGCTTGACCCAGGAAGACCCCCGCCAGGCGTCGTCGGCGCCCTGAGGCAGGACCGCGAACGGATCGCCCTCAAGCGGCACGATCAGATAGAACGGCCGGGTCGGGCTGGCCCAGAGGTCGCTGCGATAGCCGCTGAAGTATTCCAGGTGCTTCTCGTTGCTGAGGAGCATCGCGTCGAGCCCATGCGTGTGCATCAGCGATTGCGCGCGC
Coding sequences within it:
- a CDS encoding Xaa-Pro peptidase family protein; this translates as MLNTSFSSAEYHGRVARAQSLMHTHGLDAMLLSNEKHLEYFSGYRSDLWASPTRPFYLIVPLEGDPFAVLPQGADDAWRGSSWVKRFSTWPSPRPEDEGVSEVAAELRALPSRFGRIGIEMGPESRIGMTLGDVFRLIDALRPLEIADCAILCREVRIVKSDAEIAYIRRACTAACDAFDRMDEFATAGSSEAEVANRFAAAMLAGGASKVPFVAMGSGPDGYETIILRAGPRILEPGDIFAIDTGADVHGYFCDFDRNYAICEASEEARRIYRSLQRATDAGIAAARPGNTAADLFHAQARSIEADGIVAATQGRFGHGLGITLTEWPSNAPHDNTPLLPGMVMTIEPGIAYGEGKVMVAEENVVITENGCELLSRRASPELPAISW